From a single Candidatus Fusobacterium pullicola genomic region:
- a CDS encoding homoserine kinase, translating to MAVYTNLDKNDVINILNNYGISFKTFKKIESGILNTNYYIESFDKKFVLRVFEGKRGIFEENQELELLLNLKNIIPCCTPVKTILGKNYVVYKNRMIALFYFIEGEPLKIFNANCLYEIGKYLGKFHSFSLNQELNRKSRIDLQFYYNKINFNKLNISLGEKRKILKTYDEIKNFDFSLLPRGIVHNDIFPDNVLIKNNHIVGILDFNEAQSGALIFDIAIVINYWIKIYKFPKNEEEYHISLFLKEYEKYRKLELGEKRALEIAIKKVNLTFILLRLNKFINENLSGVLIENKSYSELLTLLD from the coding sequence ATGGCAGTATATACAAATTTAGATAAAAATGATGTAATTAATATATTAAATAACTACGGAATCTCTTTTAAAACTTTCAAAAAAATAGAAAGTGGTATTCTTAATACTAATTACTATATTGAAAGCTTTGATAAAAAGTTTGTATTGAGAGTATTTGAAGGAAAAAGAGGTATTTTTGAAGAAAATCAAGAATTAGAACTCTTATTAAATTTAAAAAATATTATTCCTTGTTGTACTCCGGTAAAAACTATTCTTGGAAAAAATTATGTAGTTTATAAAAATAGGATGATAGCTCTATTCTATTTTATAGAAGGAGAGCCTCTGAAAATTTTCAATGCAAATTGCCTTTATGAGATTGGTAAATATCTTGGAAAATTCCATAGTTTTTCATTAAATCAAGAGTTAAATAGAAAATCAAGAATTGACTTACAATTTTATTATAATAAAATTAACTTTAACAAACTAAATATATCTTTAGGAGAAAAGAGAAAAATTCTTAAAACATATGATGAGATTAAAAATTTTGACTTCTCTCTTCTTCCAAGAGGAATAGTTCACAATGATATTTTCCCAGATAATGTTCTTATAAAAAATAACCATATAGTTGGTATTTTAGATTTTAATGAGGCACAAAGTGGAGCTCTCATATTTGATATTGCTATTGTAATTAATTATTGGATAAAAATATATAAATTTCCTAAAAATGAAGAGGAGTATCATATTTCTCTTTTTCTAAAGGAATATGAAAAATATAGAAAATTAGAATTAGGAGAAAAGAGAGCCTTAGAGATAGCTATAAAAAAAGTAAATCTTACATTTATTTTATTGAGATTAAATAAATTCATTAACGAGAATTTGTCAGGAGTCTTAATTGAGAATAAAAGTTATTCAGAGTTATTAACTCTTTTAGATTAA